A stretch of Chitinophaga caeni DNA encodes these proteins:
- a CDS encoding TonB-dependent receptor: MNRLRRILPMLILGVLISQSVWAQCNYTLSGKILDQNSNANLIGATIAVKETQQAVMSDENGNYKLDGLCAGEYTIRVSHIGCHPLEFKISINKDTRKNISLEHAVSELRGITVETTNAAKSMTGPVSEVSGRDLEKLRGLSLAESLKEVNGVTMLQTGATVSKPMINGLHSNRVLIYNNGVRQEGQQWGSEHAPEIDPFVANKLVVIKGANAIRYGGDAVGGVILVEPKPLTTTPGIQGEVNLGAFSNSRMGVVSALVEGNFSKLPALSWRVQGTTRRSGSIRAPGYWMNNTGMDEKNFSLTAGWRKPSYGIELFYSQFNTDIGVFTGAHMSNRNDLKEAIKRGRPLEEFTGDFSYDINRPEQIAEHELFKVKAYLNTGKIGKLNLNVARQFNYRDELDRNSALSVNSLTLNLTTYTADLTWDHFNWHGLKGTIGATGMYQRNHYLARRFIPNYELEQWGLFVSERWESKDNKWMLEAGGRFDSRSFYNIDDNLGEINFPERDYNGFTGILGATYYVNDRLSITANASHVYRVPGVNELYADGLHHGTGLIEKGNVNLDAEHGWKFNLSGNYRLNDQLEADVNMYYNRFNNFIYQQLSDSIIVTIRGAFPFTYYAQSDVNMKGIDAQVKWLFLPRWRFSSKASILRAKNESIDDWLISMPSDRFTQELSFYPVNTKAWKDNFISLSMTNVTKQTRVPFEAGKDGENALDLMPPPDAYTLVNLEGGTTHNIAKRPVTFTLGASNLLNTRYREYLNTFRYFADEAGINVYLKVKVPFQINPKK, encoded by the coding sequence ATGAATAGATTGAGGCGCATATTGCCTATGCTTATTTTGGGCGTACTGATTTCCCAATCTGTATGGGCGCAATGCAATTATACATTAAGCGGAAAAATACTGGATCAAAATTCAAATGCCAACTTAATCGGTGCAACTATTGCCGTGAAGGAAACACAGCAAGCGGTGATGTCCGATGAAAATGGTAATTATAAACTGGATGGGCTTTGCGCAGGGGAATACACCATCAGGGTTTCCCATATCGGTTGCCACCCTTTGGAATTTAAGATTAGTATTAATAAAGATACCCGTAAGAACATCAGCTTGGAACACGCGGTGAGCGAATTGAGAGGTATTACGGTGGAAACCACCAATGCTGCCAAATCCATGACAGGACCAGTCTCTGAAGTGAGCGGGCGCGACTTGGAAAAGCTACGCGGTTTATCGCTTGCTGAATCTCTTAAGGAAGTGAACGGTGTGACCATGCTACAAACCGGCGCCACGGTTTCTAAACCCATGATCAACGGCTTACATAGCAACCGGGTATTGATCTATAACAACGGTGTAAGGCAAGAAGGACAACAATGGGGCAGTGAACATGCGCCGGAAATTGATCCTTTCGTGGCTAATAAACTCGTTGTGATTAAGGGCGCCAACGCGATCCGCTACGGTGGCGATGCCGTGGGGGGCGTTATCCTGGTTGAGCCTAAACCTTTGACGACTACGCCCGGTATTCAAGGAGAAGTGAACCTCGGTGCTTTCTCCAATAGCCGTATGGGAGTAGTTTCAGCCTTGGTTGAAGGCAACTTTTCGAAATTGCCGGCCCTTAGCTGGAGAGTGCAAGGAACTACAAGGAGAAGTGGTTCTATCAGGGCGCCGGGATATTGGATGAATAATACCGGGATGGATGAGAAGAACTTTTCATTAACCGCGGGTTGGCGGAAACCATCCTATGGGATTGAATTATTTTATAGCCAATTCAACACGGATATCGGTGTGTTCACAGGGGCGCATATGAGTAATAGGAATGATCTGAAGGAAGCCATCAAGCGGGGACGCCCCTTGGAGGAATTTACAGGGGATTTTTCTTATGATATCAACCGCCCGGAACAGATAGCCGAACATGAATTGTTTAAAGTAAAAGCCTATCTCAACACCGGTAAAATAGGTAAGTTGAACTTAAACGTAGCCCGTCAATTTAATTATCGTGATGAATTGGATCGAAATTCTGCTTTATCTGTAAACAGTCTTACCCTCAACTTAACCACTTACACGGCGGATCTGACCTGGGATCATTTCAATTGGCATGGCCTTAAAGGTACGATCGGTGCAACGGGAATGTATCAACGAAACCATTATCTCGCCAGGAGGTTTATACCCAACTACGAGCTGGAACAATGGGGACTTTTCGTTTCCGAAAGATGGGAAAGCAAGGATAATAAATGGATGTTAGAAGCAGGGGGACGTTTTGATAGCAGATCGTTTTATAATATAGATGATAACCTTGGAGAGATCAATTTTCCCGAAAGGGATTATAATGGATTTACCGGTATCCTTGGCGCCACTTATTATGTAAACGATAGGTTGTCGATAACGGCTAATGCCAGCCATGTTTACCGCGTACCCGGTGTAAACGAACTATATGCCGATGGCTTGCACCATGGTACGGGTTTGATCGAGAAAGGGAATGTAAACCTTGATGCCGAACATGGCTGGAAGTTTAATCTTTCCGGTAATTACAGGCTCAACGATCAATTGGAGGCCGATGTAAATATGTATTATAACCGGTTCAATAATTTTATCTACCAGCAATTATCGGATAGCATTATCGTAACCATCCGGGGGGCATTCCCCTTTACTTATTATGCGCAGTCCGATGTCAATATGAAAGGGATCGATGCGCAGGTGAAATGGTTGTTTTTACCGAGATGGCGATTTAGTAGCAAGGCCAGTATCTTGCGGGCTAAAAATGAATCTATTGATGATTGGTTGATCAGTATGCCATCTGACAGGTTCACACAAGAGCTGAGTTTCTATCCGGTAAATACGAAAGCCTGGAAGGATAATTTTATTTCATTAAGTATGACAAATGTTACCAAGCAAACGAGGGTGCCGTTTGAAGCGGGGAAAGATGGCGAAAATGCATTGGATCTAATGCCGCCACCGGATGCTTATACCTTGGTCAACTTGGAAGGGGGAACCACGCATAACATCGCTAAACGTCCCGTAACATTTACGCTAGGCGCCAGCAATTTATTAAACACCCGTTACAGGGAATATCTCAACACTTTCCGCTATTTCGCAGATGAAGCAGGTATCAATGTTTACCTGAAGGTAAAAGTGCCTTTTCAAATTAATCCGAAGAAATAG
- a CDS encoding thiolase family protein, protein MQDAYIVAGYRTAVGKAKRGGFRFYRPDDLAVDVINGLMKSVPQLDAKQVDDVIVGNAVPEAEQGLQIGRMISVRALGIEVPGMVVNRYCASGLETIAIATAKIQTGQADCIIAGGTESMSLVPVAGWKTVPNYTVSSTTPDYYLSMGHTAEAVAKEFNVSREEQDAFSLRSHHRAINAIENGYFKNGILPIEVEEVYVNEKGKRATKSYTVDTDEGPRADTSMEALAKLKPVFAAGGSVTAGNSSQTSDGAAFVIVMSEKLMNKLGLKPIGRLVSCVSAGVHPRIMGIGPVAAVPKALDRAGLSLSDIDLVELNEAFASQSVAVIRELGLDEEKVNINGGAIALGHPLGCTGAKLSIQILNDLQRLNKKYGIVTACVGGGQGIAGVIERL, encoded by the coding sequence ATGCAGGATGCATATATTGTAGCGGGCTACCGCACTGCTGTAGGAAAGGCGAAAAGAGGCGGCTTCAGGTTTTATAGGCCGGATGATTTAGCGGTCGACGTGATTAACGGTTTAATGAAATCAGTGCCCCAATTAGATGCCAAGCAAGTGGATGATGTGATCGTCGGGAACGCGGTACCTGAAGCAGAACAAGGTTTGCAAATAGGCCGTATGATCTCCGTGAGAGCATTAGGTATAGAGGTGCCTGGCATGGTAGTTAACCGTTATTGTGCTTCGGGCTTGGAAACAATCGCGATAGCTACCGCGAAAATTCAAACCGGTCAAGCTGATTGTATCATCGCCGGTGGAACGGAAAGTATGAGTCTCGTTCCTGTTGCCGGTTGGAAAACGGTTCCAAATTACACCGTTTCAAGCACCACGCCTGATTATTATCTCAGTATGGGTCATACCGCGGAAGCCGTTGCCAAAGAATTTAACGTGAGCCGTGAAGAGCAGGATGCTTTCTCTTTACGATCCCACCATAGAGCCATCAATGCTATCGAAAATGGCTATTTCAAAAATGGCATCTTACCGATCGAGGTAGAAGAAGTGTATGTTAATGAAAAAGGGAAAAGAGCTACTAAGTCATATACCGTAGATACCGATGAAGGCCCGCGTGCCGATACTTCGATGGAAGCATTAGCCAAGTTGAAACCGGTATTCGCAGCAGGCGGAAGTGTTACGGCTGGTAATTCATCCCAAACTTCCGACGGCGCGGCTTTCGTTATCGTGATGAGCGAAAAATTGATGAACAAATTGGGGCTTAAACCAATCGGAAGACTGGTTTCCTGCGTTTCTGCCGGCGTGCATCCTAGAATTATGGGCATCGGGCCGGTAGCGGCAGTTCCAAAAGCATTGGATCGCGCGGGATTGAGCCTTTCCGATATAGATTTGGTAGAACTCAACGAAGCCTTTGCTTCCCAATCGGTGGCAGTAATCAGAGAACTGGGTCTTGATGAAGAAAAGGTAAATATCAATGGTGGGGCAATCGCATTGGGTCATCCGCTGGGATGTACCGGGGCGAAGCTTAGCATACAGATTTTGAATGACTTACAAAGGTTAAACAAAAAATATGGAATCGTTACGGCCTGTGTCGGTGGAGGGCAAGGTATTGCCGGCGTGATTGAACGATTGTAA
- a CDS encoding Mpo1 family 2-hydroxy fatty acid dioxygenase, with protein sequence MKSIQQWLSEYGESHQNVTNKTIHWICVPAIFFSIVGLLFSIKLGVMLTPAFELNVAIIVLLLVVLYYVRLSPSLAVGMLLFSLACLAIAQQIESSGAKLWLVCTIVFVLAWIGQFFGHKVEGKKPSFLKDIQFLMIGPAWLMSFIYKKLGIGY encoded by the coding sequence ATGAAGTCCATTCAACAATGGCTTTCCGAATATGGAGAAAGCCACCAAAATGTGACCAACAAAACAATCCATTGGATCTGTGTTCCTGCAATTTTTTTTAGTATTGTTGGCCTGCTCTTTTCTATTAAGCTGGGTGTTATGCTCACCCCGGCATTTGAATTAAATGTTGCTATAATCGTGTTGTTGTTAGTCGTATTGTATTATGTCCGTTTGTCCCCGTCTTTAGCCGTTGGAATGCTACTATTTTCCTTGGCCTGCCTGGCTATCGCGCAACAAATTGAATCATCCGGTGCAAAACTATGGTTAGTTTGCACGATCGTTTTTGTATTAGCTTGGATCGGGCAATTTTTCGGTCACAAGGTAGAAGGTAAGAAGCCTTCATTTTTAAAAGACATACAATTTTTGATGATAGGCCCCGCTTGGTTAATGAGTTTTATTTACAAAAAATTAGGTATCGGTTATTAG
- a CDS encoding ABC transporter ATP-binding protein, translating into MKILLSYLKHYKWLIFIALLMATVNQLFSLMDPQIFGKLVDYFNDQHDKVGLHPFLKQIGLFLAILIGVAMVSRIAKAFQDYFVNVITQKLGASMYTDGLKHSLRLPFQQFEDQRSGETLAVLQKVRLDCEKFITSGINILFTSLVGVVYVMIYTLRIHWSLLPVYFGGCLLLAFLMNILSRKIKVIQSSIVKETTALAGATTESLRNIELVKSLGLTQQEIGRLNGTTLKILQLELRKVRSVRSITFIQGTFVNLLRQSILFLLLYLAYKDVATIGQLITLQFYSFFLFGPLQELGNVILAYREAEVSLNNFENIIATPVEPVPSKPIELGTLKELQFQHVSFKHLTAPNKALDNISFTAKKGETIAFVGPSGSGKTTLVKLLVGLYQPQDGRILYNGIDGTEINKEELRQQLGFVTQDIQLFSGTIKENMLFVNPTASDEEILNVLQQSSAQNLLARADKGINTVIGEGGVKISGGEKQRLSIARALLRKPTLLVFDEATSALDSITEEEITQTVREVTSNKEHITVMIAHRLSTIMHADRIFVLERGHIIETGNHDSLIAEKGLYYAMWRQQIGERKSTIAAVNS; encoded by the coding sequence ATGAAAATATTACTATCGTACCTCAAACATTATAAATGGTTGATTTTTATAGCTTTGCTAATGGCAACGGTCAACCAGCTCTTTTCTTTAATGGATCCCCAAATATTTGGTAAACTGGTGGATTATTTCAACGATCAACATGATAAAGTGGGGCTTCATCCATTTTTGAAACAAATCGGCTTGTTCTTGGCTATATTGATCGGTGTTGCCATGGTATCCAGGATCGCGAAGGCTTTCCAAGACTATTTCGTGAACGTGATTACCCAGAAATTGGGGGCAAGCATGTACACTGACGGCTTAAAACATTCGCTGAGGCTGCCTTTCCAACAATTTGAAGACCAGCGGAGCGGGGAAACATTGGCTGTTTTACAGAAAGTAAGATTGGACTGCGAGAAGTTTATTACCTCCGGGATTAATATCCTGTTTACATCTTTGGTTGGCGTTGTATATGTTATGATTTACACTTTGAGGATTCACTGGAGCCTGTTGCCGGTTTATTTCGGTGGATGTTTATTATTGGCTTTCCTGATGAATATTTTGAGCAGGAAGATCAAAGTGATACAAAGCAGCATCGTAAAAGAAACAACGGCATTAGCAGGCGCCACCACGGAATCGCTCAGGAATATCGAATTGGTAAAAAGCCTCGGCTTAACCCAACAGGAAATCGGTCGCTTAAACGGTACAACATTAAAGATTCTACAATTGGAGTTGCGCAAGGTGAGAAGCGTTCGCAGTATTACTTTCATACAGGGAACATTTGTCAACCTATTAAGACAAAGCATCCTGTTTTTATTACTTTACTTGGCATATAAAGATGTAGCAACTATTGGGCAGTTGATTACCCTTCAATTTTATTCATTCTTTCTATTCGGCCCATTACAAGAACTAGGCAACGTTATCCTGGCTTACCGGGAAGCAGAAGTGTCGCTGAATAATTTCGAGAACATCATAGCCACACCCGTTGAACCGGTTCCCAGCAAGCCAATAGAACTCGGAACATTGAAAGAATTACAGTTCCAGCATGTCAGTTTCAAGCATCTAACGGCGCCCAACAAAGCGTTAGACAATATTAGCTTCACCGCTAAAAAGGGGGAAACCATTGCTTTCGTGGGTCCTTCCGGCTCAGGAAAAACGACGCTGGTGAAGCTCCTCGTAGGGTTATACCAGCCTCAAGATGGCAGAATTTTATATAATGGCATCGATGGAACAGAGATTAACAAGGAGGAACTCAGGCAACAGCTGGGTTTCGTAACACAGGATATCCAGCTATTTTCCGGCACCATCAAGGAAAATATGCTCTTTGTGAATCCTACTGCATCAGATGAAGAAATCCTGAATGTATTACAACAATCATCGGCGCAAAACCTACTGGCCCGTGCCGATAAAGGCATCAATACCGTGATCGGTGAAGGCGGAGTAAAAATTTCCGGGGGAGAAAAACAAAGATTGTCGATAGCGAGGGCCTTACTCCGCAAACCGACCTTGTTGGTTTTCGATGAAGCCACCTCTGCATTGGATTCCATCACCGAGGAAGAAATTACGCAAACCGTCAGGGAAGTTACATCTAACAAGGAACATATTACCGTGATGATTGCCCACAGGCTCAGTACGATTATGCATGCAGACAGGATTTTTGTCCTAGAACGGGGTCATATTATCGAAACCGGCAACCATGACAGCCTAATAGCAGAGAAAGGTTTGTATTACGCAATGTGGCGCCAACAAATCGGGGAGCGGAAATCAACAATTGCGGCCGTCAATAGTTAA
- a CDS encoding DUF1800 domain-containing protein — translation MDRRAFLNLATPPSRKPFTKVQYGRTRTGMAPYTGEWTTAQVVHLLKRATFGAAPSDVNYFTGLSMDAAVEALLTTGTAPNPPVNNYNVDGYTDPTGIPQGATWVTAAPGDEELQQFRIQSLKYWWIGQMIHQERNIREKMVLFWHNHFATETDMVREARYLYANNALLRSYALGNFKALTKAVTLDPAMLVYLNGYLNEKSAPDENYARELHELFTVGKGPDSHYTEGDVRATARVLTGYRINSETITSYFDATLHDIENKTFSVFYGNKVISGKTAQAGATELDDLLNIIFAQPEAAKFICRKLYRFFVYYDIDAQVEEEVITPLSEILISNNFEIRPVLATLFKSEHFYDPLNMSCLIKSPLDFAVGACREYGVVFPAETNYQDAYPAWRVIHHVAANLQQDVGDPPLVSGWEAYFQEPQFHELWINTDTLPKRNMFTDLAISSGYNYMGSNIIIDPIHFAESLPDPGDPVKLVSDSLHILYRMDVSDNTKQFLKEMILLSGTESDYYWTGAWNNYESNPGNMAYKSVVTTRLQALYKYIMNLSEYQLA, via the coding sequence ATGGATCGTAGAGCTTTTTTAAATTTAGCTACCCCGCCGTCCCGTAAACCATTTACCAAGGTACAATATGGTAGAACTAGGACTGGTATGGCTCCCTATACTGGGGAATGGACTACTGCTCAAGTTGTTCACCTATTAAAGAGGGCCACTTTCGGCGCAGCTCCCTCCGATGTTAATTATTTCACGGGATTGAGCATGGATGCTGCCGTTGAGGCTTTATTAACAACGGGTACGGCACCTAATCCCCCGGTAAATAATTATAATGTAGACGGCTATACCGACCCTACGGGAATACCCCAGGGCGCTACCTGGGTAACTGCCGCCCCCGGTGATGAAGAATTACAGCAATTCCGCATTCAATCTTTAAAATATTGGTGGATCGGCCAAATGATTCACCAGGAAAGGAACATCCGCGAAAAGATGGTGTTGTTCTGGCACAATCATTTTGCCACGGAAACCGATATGGTAAGGGAAGCCCGTTACTTATATGCCAATAATGCCTTGCTAAGATCTTACGCCCTAGGTAATTTCAAAGCGCTTACGAAAGCGGTAACTTTGGATCCTGCCATGCTGGTGTATCTCAACGGCTACCTCAACGAAAAGTCCGCGCCGGATGAGAACTATGCAAGGGAATTGCATGAACTCTTCACGGTTGGGAAAGGGCCGGATTCGCATTATACTGAAGGTGATGTTCGCGCAACGGCAAGGGTTTTGACAGGCTACCGCATCAATAGCGAAACGATCACTTCCTATTTCGATGCTACCTTGCATGATATTGAAAACAAAACATTCTCCGTGTTTTATGGCAACAAGGTGATTTCCGGGAAAACAGCCCAGGCCGGCGCTACGGAACTAGATGATTTATTAAATATCATTTTCGCTCAACCGGAGGCCGCGAAGTTCATTTGCCGCAAGCTGTACCGCTTTTTCGTGTATTACGATATAGATGCGCAAGTTGAAGAAGAAGTAATTACCCCCTTATCAGAAATATTGATAAGTAACAATTTCGAGATACGCCCGGTGTTGGCAACGTTATTCAAGAGTGAACATTTTTATGACCCCTTGAACATGTCCTGCTTGATTAAAAGCCCGTTGGATTTCGCCGTGGGTGCCTGCCGCGAATACGGTGTCGTTTTTCCTGCGGAAACGAATTACCAGGATGCTTACCCGGCATGGCGTGTCATTCACCACGTGGCTGCCAACTTGCAGCAGGATGTTGGTGATCCGCCGCTAGTATCGGGCTGGGAAGCTTATTTCCAAGAACCGCAATTCCACGAGTTGTGGATCAATACAGATACGTTGCCGAAGCGGAATATGTTCACTGACCTGGCTATTTCTTCAGGCTACAATTATATGGGATCAAACATCATTATCGACCCGATTCATTTTGCGGAATCGCTGCCGGATCCCGGCGACCCTGTAAAGCTGGTTTCAGATTCGCTGCATATCTTATACCGGATGGATGTTTCCGATAATACGAAGCAATTCTTGAAAGAGATGATTTTACTTTCGGGTACGGAATCGGATTATTACTGGACCGGAGCTTGGAATAATTACGAAAGCAACCCCGGGAATATGGCTTATAAAAGTGTTGTCACCACGAGGTTGCAAGCCTTGTATAAATACATCATGAACCTATCAGAGTATCAACTGGCATAA
- a CDS encoding DUF983 domain-containing protein, producing MYDRCPVCGQKYELETGFWFGTGYVSYALGVALSVFNFIWYALFFGFSWKDNSVFYWLAINGVILVGVQPWLMRLSRVIYLYFFISYDESTCDLPNPGPSHVHKPVNQDIISNN from the coding sequence ATGTATGATCGTTGCCCGGTATGCGGTCAAAAATATGAGTTGGAAACAGGGTTTTGGTTTGGAACGGGATATGTGAGTTATGCGCTGGGAGTAGCTTTATCGGTATTTAACTTTATCTGGTACGCCTTGTTTTTCGGTTTCTCATGGAAAGACAATAGCGTATTCTATTGGTTGGCTATCAACGGGGTGATCTTGGTCGGTGTTCAGCCATGGTTAATGCGGCTTTCCCGAGTGATTTACTTATATTTCTTTATCTCTTATGATGAAAGCACCTGCGATTTACCCAACCCTGGACCAAGTCACGTTCATAAACCGGTAAATCAAGATATTATATCCAATAACTAA
- a CDS encoding DUF4249 domain-containing protein yields MKQVSVLQEIFLLICISLSCIACERTVEIDVPYDGDKLVINSFIQPDSIVYIRVTSSAKGGAQDFIEPQGVQVNLMAGDYPMVLHYRLISGKGYYVSTEKAQREEAYLVTASATGFDPVDAYDTIPFPPQILSFTANKGSIRAAFAMKDDPANKDFYRFRIYKADTLNGKVVPYERLKFRFDPSYSNVFTDIMIDSYYESALIKDDRFNGKEISAVIQFENPIVDTGYLVLEITSLSDAAFQYLKTLDIQNLNNGNVLTEPSKVYSNVNNGYGIVGGVNASFSSVEL; encoded by the coding sequence ATGAAACAAGTATCTGTATTACAGGAAATATTTTTATTGATATGTATATCTCTTTCATGCATCGCGTGTGAAAGAACGGTGGAGATAGATGTGCCCTATGATGGGGATAAGCTAGTGATCAATAGTTTTATACAGCCGGACAGTATTGTTTACATCCGTGTTACAAGTTCCGCTAAGGGCGGCGCCCAGGACTTTATCGAGCCGCAAGGTGTGCAGGTCAATTTGATGGCAGGCGACTACCCGATGGTTTTGCATTACCGGCTTATTTCTGGGAAAGGATATTATGTTTCGACGGAAAAAGCACAACGAGAGGAAGCTTATTTGGTTACTGCCAGTGCAACCGGCTTTGATCCGGTTGATGCTTATGATACGATACCCTTTCCGCCACAGATATTATCTTTTACGGCAAATAAAGGTAGTATCCGTGCAGCTTTTGCCATGAAGGACGATCCTGCCAATAAGGACTTTTACCGTTTCAGGATTTATAAAGCCGATACCCTTAACGGTAAAGTAGTGCCTTACGAACGATTAAAGTTCCGCTTTGACCCTTCTTATAGCAACGTGTTTACCGATATCATGATCGATAGCTATTACGAAAGCGCATTGATTAAAGATGACCGCTTCAATGGTAAAGAAATTAGCGCTGTCATACAATTCGAGAACCCCATTGTTGATACGGGTTACCTGGTATTGGAAATTACATCGCTCAGCGATGCCGCTTTCCAGTATTTAAAAACGCTGGATATTCAAAACCTCAATAATGGAAATGTATTGACGGAGCCATCAAAGGTGTATTCTAATGTTAATAACGGTTACGGGATTGTTGGTGGCGTGAATGCCAGTTTCAGCAGCGTGGAATTATAA
- a CDS encoding DUF1501 domain-containing protein: MKRRDFLKYTAPASLLPSFINGFSIQAFAASPMLSALQNVADDNDHVLVMIQLTGGNDGLNMVIPLDKYGQYQNARTNIAIPEGSVLRLQNYNKAGLHPSMTGVQELYDNGKVCLLQSVGYPSPNFSHFRATDIWLTGSDANEVLSTGWGGRYLNYEYPNYPAGYPNAEMPDPLAIQIGSIVSPAFQGPANTMAMAVTSATDFYNLINGIEDPVPNTKAGNELKYIRLIAKQSNKFADSIKLAAGKVTNQGEYPQYHLAQQLKIVARLVAGGLKTRLYMVSMGGFDTHASQTNSGDTTTGLHANLMEQLSSSIKAFMDDLTALRASKRVMGMTFSEFGRRIMSNGSMGTDHGAAAPMIVFGDYAESGVLGNTPEIPDAISASANIPMQYDFRSVYGSIIEQWFCVNYGDVQSVLLKDYQSLPIVRPQACGLVTGVDPNNPIGDTLISNYPNPFTTKTKVTYTTKGGYTLIQVFDTTGRLIKNLVDSHQAAGDYTVDFDGERLPNGVYYARFQNGMHQQVRTMLKVR, translated from the coding sequence ATGAAACGTAGAGACTTCCTCAAATATACGGCACCTGCCTCCCTATTGCCTTCATTTATCAATGGCTTTTCTATACAGGCCTTTGCCGCTTCCCCCATGTTGAGCGCTTTGCAAAATGTTGCGGATGATAATGATCATGTCCTGGTCATGATTCAATTAACGGGCGGAAATGATGGGTTGAACATGGTTATCCCGCTGGATAAATACGGACAATATCAAAATGCTCGTACGAATATCGCGATACCGGAAGGTAGCGTACTGAGGTTACAAAATTATAATAAGGCCGGGTTACATCCTTCTATGACAGGTGTACAGGAATTATATGATAATGGTAAGGTGTGTCTTTTACAAAGTGTCGGTTACCCTTCACCGAATTTCTCGCACTTCAGGGCAACGGATATCTGGTTAACAGGCTCGGATGCCAACGAGGTATTGTCGACCGGTTGGGGCGGACGTTATTTAAATTATGAATATCCTAATTATCCTGCCGGGTACCCGAATGCGGAAATGCCGGATCCTTTGGCGATACAAATAGGTTCTATCGTTTCCCCGGCTTTCCAGGGGCCAGCTAATACGATGGCCATGGCAGTGACCAGCGCCACGGATTTTTATAACCTGATTAACGGGATCGAAGACCCTGTGCCGAATACAAAGGCCGGTAATGAATTGAAGTACATCCGCTTGATTGCCAAGCAATCCAATAAATTCGCTGATTCAATCAAGCTAGCTGCCGGAAAAGTCACCAATCAAGGTGAATACCCGCAATACCACCTGGCCCAACAGTTGAAAATTGTTGCGAGGTTAGTTGCCGGCGGACTAAAAACACGGTTGTACATGGTTAGTATGGGTGGCTTTGATACCCATGCCAGTCAAACAAATTCCGGGGATACTACCACCGGTCTACATGCAAACCTGATGGAGCAATTATCATCATCCATTAAAGCATTTATGGATGATTTGACGGCATTGAGAGCTTCAAAGCGGGTGATGGGGATGACTTTTTCGGAGTTCGGTCGCCGGATCATGTCTAACGGTAGCATGGGAACCGACCACGGGGCAGCGGCACCAATGATCGTTTTCGGTGATTACGCCGAATCCGGCGTATTAGGAAATACCCCGGAAATCCCGGATGCAATTTCTGCAAGCGCCAACATACCGATGCAATACGATTTTCGTTCCGTTTACGGATCTATTATAGAACAATGGTTTTGTGTAAATTATGGAGATGTTCAATCCGTCTTATTGAAGGATTACCAAAGTTTACCTATCGTGCGTCCGCAAGCCTGCGGTTTAGTGACCGGGGTGGATCCAAACAACCCGATCGGGGATACATTGATTAGTAATTATCCTAATCCGTTTACGACTAAGACAAAGGTTACTTATACTACGAAAGGCGGTTATACATTGATACAGGTTTTCGATACTACTGGTCGACTGATAAAGAACTTGGTAGACAGTCACCAAGCTGCGGGCGATTATACCGTTGATTTTGACGGGGAGCGTTTGCCCAACGGTGTTTATTATGCCCGTTTCCAAAATGGTATGCATCAACAAGTCCGGACAATGTTAAAAGTTAGATAA